A portion of the Flavobacterium magnum genome contains these proteins:
- a CDS encoding 3-deoxy-manno-octulosonate cytidylyltransferase, translating into MEIVLIIPARYKSTRFPGKPLTDIKGKSMILRVFEQCAKAFPKEKIYVATEDSRIVDHCNQHGMQAILTSDNCLTGTDRIAEAALQIDADYYINVQGDEPVFNPEDITTIISKLEECNGEVINGYCAIDTDEQYRSSSVPKVVFRPDGRMLYMSRSPIPGNKNHTFIKSWRQVCIYAFPKKALAEFASIKEKTPLEDMEDIEILRFLEMGYEVRMLELSNDSVPVDHPEDLEKVLERLKDE; encoded by the coding sequence ATGGAAATTGTATTGATCATACCCGCGCGTTACAAGTCGACGCGCTTTCCCGGAAAACCGCTTACCGACATCAAGGGCAAAAGCATGATCCTGCGTGTTTTTGAACAATGTGCCAAAGCGTTCCCGAAAGAAAAAATTTACGTTGCCACAGAAGACAGCCGCATCGTTGACCATTGCAACCAGCATGGCATGCAGGCCATCCTGACATCCGACAATTGCCTTACGGGTACCGACAGGATCGCCGAAGCGGCGTTACAGATTGATGCTGATTACTACATCAATGTCCAGGGTGACGAACCCGTTTTCAATCCAGAAGACATCACAACCATTATTTCAAAACTGGAGGAATGCAACGGTGAGGTGATTAACGGGTATTGCGCGATTGACACTGACGAACAATACCGAAGCAGTTCCGTTCCCAAAGTGGTTTTCCGTCCGGACGGCCGCATGTTGTATATGTCGAGGAGCCCGATTCCGGGAAACAAGAATCATACATTCATCAAATCATGGCGGCAGGTTTGCATTTATGCTTTTCCAAAGAAGGCGCTTGCGGAATTTGCTTCCATAAAGGAGAAAACGCCATTGGAAGACATGGAAGATATAGAAATCCTGAGATTCCTGGAAATGGGTTATGAAGTCAGGATGCTTGAATTGTCAAACGATTCTGTGCCCGTCGATCATCCCGAAGACCTTGAAAAAGTATTGGAAAGACTCAAAGATGAATAA
- a CDS encoding aldolase catalytic domain-containing protein: MAKILDCTLRDGGYYTNWDFSTDIVNRYFTSFNHLPVEYLEIGYRSKPMGKYLGEFFYCPDYVLENVKQLSNKKLVIILDEKDVLKEDVAELLRPCLGIITMVRMAIDPKNFKRALGLAEEVRKMGFEVGFNVMYMSKWREHPEFLAQLKDVQGLCDIFYMVDSYGGVFPEDVRNTYNLVKGQVDVPIGFHGHNNMELGLINTLTAIECGADIVDSTITGMGRGAGNLKTELLLTALNAKENLEVDFNALSQVTDAFEQLQKEYEWGTNLPYMVSGANSLPQKDVMEWVSKRYYSFNSIIRALHNQKEKKQDNEHLPKFTSDKKYKKALVIGGGPSSLKHRTALHNFIENTDDLCLIFASSKNAGYFVDTDKDQYFSLVGNEGFRLSAVFDKIENFRGTCILPPFPRKMGTFIPEKIRNHSYELEGVFTKIVDDSHTVLALQTAFELGVEQLYFAGYDGYSDDKIGTKEQELFVENEELFKAAAEKGITLHSLTPTRYKGLGTDSVYAHLT; the protein is encoded by the coding sequence ATGGCAAAAATATTAGACTGTACGCTAAGGGATGGAGGATATTATACCAACTGGGATTTCAGCACGGACATTGTAAACCGTTATTTCACGTCGTTCAACCATTTACCGGTCGAATACCTCGAAATCGGCTACCGTTCAAAACCAATGGGCAAATATCTTGGGGAATTTTTCTATTGCCCGGATTATGTTCTTGAAAATGTAAAGCAGCTTTCCAATAAAAAGCTTGTCATCATCCTTGATGAAAAGGATGTGTTGAAAGAAGATGTGGCTGAACTCCTCAGGCCGTGTTTGGGGATTATTACAATGGTCCGTATGGCCATCGACCCGAAGAATTTCAAGCGCGCCCTGGGCCTTGCGGAAGAGGTCAGGAAAATGGGCTTTGAAGTGGGCTTTAACGTAATGTATATGTCCAAATGGAGGGAGCATCCGGAATTCCTGGCACAGCTTAAGGATGTACAGGGCCTTTGCGACATTTTTTATATGGTGGATTCTTACGGCGGCGTATTTCCTGAAGATGTCCGCAATACCTACAATCTCGTTAAGGGACAGGTTGATGTGCCTATCGGATTCCATGGCCACAACAACATGGAACTGGGCTTGATCAACACCCTGACCGCCATCGAATGCGGTGCCGATATCGTTGACTCGACCATCACGGGTATGGGACGCGGTGCCGGAAATCTCAAGACAGAATTGTTATTGACGGCACTGAATGCAAAGGAAAATCTGGAAGTGGATTTCAATGCCTTAAGCCAGGTCACTGACGCTTTTGAACAGTTGCAAAAAGAATACGAATGGGGTACGAACCTGCCCTATATGGTGTCCGGAGCCAATTCGCTGCCGCAGAAAGATGTCATGGAATGGGTCAGCAAAAGATATTATTCGTTTAACAGTATCATCCGTGCGCTCCACAACCAAAAAGAGAAAAAACAGGACAACGAGCATTTGCCGAAATTCACATCGGATAAAAAATATAAAAAAGCGCTGGTCATCGGCGGTGGCCCTTCCTCACTAAAGCATCGTACCGCGTTGCATAATTTCATTGAAAACACGGATGATTTATGCCTGATTTTTGCGAGCTCCAAAAATGCCGGTTATTTTGTAGATACCGATAAGGATCAATATTTCAGCCTCGTCGGGAATGAAGGTTTCAGGCTTTCTGCGGTATTTGATAAAATCGAGAATTTCCGGGGAACCTGCATCCTTCCTCCGTTTCCAAGGAAAATGGGAACTTTTATCCCGGAAAAAATCCGTAACCACAGTTATGAACTGGAGGGTGTTTTCACCAAAATCGTCGATGATTCCCATACCGTATTGGCACTGCAAACCGCTTTCGAACTGGGCGTTGAACAATTGTATTTTGCCGGGTATGACGGTTACAGCGATGATAAAATCGGAACAAAAGAGCAGGAGCTTTTCGTTGAAAACGAAGAACTTTTCAAAGCCGCTGCTGAAAAAGGAATCACACTTCATTCCCTGACACCAACACGTTATAAAGGATTAGGAACTGATTCCGTATACGCTCACCTTACATAA
- a CDS encoding lipopolysaccharide biosynthesis protein: MIGKIKKGLAQPVVKRMMVYALTDGLSKAVPFLIMPIIALYLKPAEFGIASNYMVYTNMVGAFIGLGTQSYFSVDYYRTDIKNRAKLLTNLVAINFTITVLSSIVILLTSGYIKNFFVIGLEFQLLGSLMMFFSAFTDLFVIYLRMEEKLKQYSRFQLMTSLSSALLSLLFITVFLMSWEGRVYALLLSNLILFIIAAIAFAKKGLLKFTYDKAMVKDALKFGIPLLPHRLSTWIRSGFDRLVITKKQGINATGIYSFGSNISNAVTLFVNSFSAAFTPYVYKQLKIGEDEIEKDFGIKKKIVKTCYLATVIFGVLLVVSYILLALFIQICFDSSYRDAILYMPFFFISIFFGFIYNIVSMFVFYSKKTKFLGIFTMTIAIVQAASVIPLVNWFGTMGAAYSLLVGSFLKAFIIIIYSQKVYPMPWLTNSKSYA; this comes from the coding sequence ATGATCGGTAAGATAAAAAAAGGACTCGCACAACCCGTCGTAAAACGGATGATGGTGTATGCACTCACGGATGGGCTCAGCAAAGCGGTGCCGTTCCTGATTATGCCCATCATTGCGTTGTATCTCAAACCTGCCGAATTTGGTATCGCCAGTAATTATATGGTATATACCAACATGGTTGGCGCTTTTATCGGCTTGGGGACGCAATCTTATTTTTCTGTCGACTATTACCGCACCGATATAAAGAACCGCGCGAAGTTACTTACAAACCTCGTCGCCATCAACTTCACCATCACCGTGCTGTCGAGTATCGTGATTTTACTCACAAGCGGCTACATCAAGAATTTTTTCGTGATTGGACTTGAATTCCAGTTGTTGGGAAGCCTGATGATGTTTTTTTCCGCGTTCACCGACCTGTTCGTAATTTATCTCAGGATGGAGGAAAAGCTGAAGCAATACAGCCGCTTCCAGCTGATGACCTCGTTGTCTTCCGCGTTGCTGAGCCTCCTTTTTATCACGGTGTTCCTGATGTCATGGGAAGGTCGCGTATACGCTTTACTGCTGAGCAACCTGATTCTTTTCATCATCGCGGCCATTGCTTTTGCTAAGAAAGGCCTGTTGAAGTTTACTTATGACAAGGCGATGGTAAAAGATGCACTGAAATTTGGTATACCATTATTGCCGCACCGCCTTTCCACCTGGATCAGGAGTGGTTTTGACCGACTTGTGATTACCAAAAAGCAAGGCATTAACGCGACGGGAATTTATTCGTTCGGGTCCAATATTTCCAATGCGGTAACGCTTTTCGTGAATTCGTTTTCTGCCGCCTTTACGCCTTATGTGTACAAGCAGCTTAAGATAGGAGAGGATGAAATCGAGAAGGATTTCGGCATCAAAAAGAAAATCGTAAAGACCTGTTACCTCGCTACAGTGATTTTTGGGGTATTGCTAGTCGTTTCCTACATTCTGCTGGCGCTGTTTATACAGATCTGCTTTGATTCTTCATACAGGGATGCCATCCTTTATATGCCGTTTTTCTTTATAAGTATCTTTTTTGGTTTCATATACAATATCGTTTCGATGTTTGTCTTTTACAGCAAGAAAACCAAGTTCCTGGGCATATTTACAATGACGATCGCGATCGTGCAGGCTGCCAGTGTCATTCCGCTTGTGAACTGGTTTGGCACGATGGGTGCCGCCTATTCGCTTTTGGTCGGCAGTTTCCTCAAAGCATTCATCATCATCATTTACAGCCAGAAAGTGTATCCTATGCCGTGGCTTACAAATTCGAAATCTTATGCCTGA
- the pseI gene encoding pseudaminic acid synthase, with product MKIDNFEINKNSPVFIIAELSANHNGSIEVAIETIKAAKRAGADAIKLQTYTADTITIDSDKDDFRLKQGTIWDGKTFYNLYQEAYTPWEWHKQLFGEAKKAGLVCFSSPFDPTAVEFLEDLDAPAYKIASFEITDIPLIELTASKGKPIIISTGIAELEDIDLAVDACRRMGNNDIALLKCTSSYPAPIGEANMVMVKDLAERYGVISGLSDHTMGSTVPIVATVMGAKIIEKHFILDHSIGGPDASFSMDEAEFTAMVKAVREAESAMGTVDYQLTDKQKSGREFSRSLYVVSDMKSGDVITPENVRSIRPGFGLHPKHYSEILGKKVNRDVERGIAFSLDFVEA from the coding sequence ATGAAGATCGACAACTTTGAAATCAATAAGAACAGCCCTGTTTTTATCATCGCCGAACTTTCAGCGAACCATAACGGAAGCATTGAGGTAGCCATCGAAACCATCAAGGCGGCCAAGAGGGCAGGGGCTGATGCCATCAAATTGCAGACCTACACTGCGGATACCATCACCATCGATTCAGATAAGGATGATTTCCGGCTGAAGCAGGGCACGATTTGGGACGGCAAGACATTTTACAATTTATACCAGGAAGCCTACACGCCATGGGAGTGGCACAAGCAGCTTTTTGGCGAGGCTAAGAAAGCGGGACTGGTGTGTTTTTCTTCGCCTTTTGACCCGACCGCAGTGGAATTTCTCGAAGACCTGGATGCGCCGGCGTATAAAATAGCTTCTTTTGAAATCACGGACATTCCGTTGATAGAATTGACAGCTTCAAAAGGTAAACCAATCATTATCTCTACCGGAATTGCCGAACTGGAAGACATCGATCTTGCGGTAGACGCGTGCAGGAGAATGGGTAATAACGATATTGCATTGTTGAAATGTACCTCAAGCTATCCCGCCCCGATTGGCGAAGCCAACATGGTTATGGTGAAAGACCTGGCGGAAAGGTATGGCGTCATCAGCGGCTTGTCTGACCATACGATGGGAAGCACAGTGCCTATTGTAGCCACGGTCATGGGTGCGAAAATCATCGAAAAACACTTTATACTCGACCATTCCATTGGTGGGCCTGATGCCTCATTCTCTATGGATGAAGCTGAGTTTACCGCGATGGTAAAAGCCGTCCGGGAAGCAGAATCAGCGATGGGCACCGTGGATTACCAATTGACCGACAAGCAAAAAAGCGGACGTGAGTTTTCACGGTCGTTATACGTGGTAAGCGATATGAAATCCGGGGATGTCATCACACCCGAAAATGTAAGATCGATCAGGCCTGGTTTCGGCTTGCACCCGAAGCATTACAGCGAAATCTTAGGAAAGAAAGTCAATCGCGATGTTGAAAGGGGAATCGCCTTCAGCCTGGATTTTGTTGAAGCTTAA
- a CDS encoding methionyl-tRNA formyltransferase translates to MRIGILASGGLGLKVLQQCSDLLNPVFIAADSKSDGIIEFAKQNQIPLFTGNPRNGRLLSFLNENALGCDLLFSINYLFLIEQDILDAIPSCINFHGSLLPKYRGRTPHVWAIINNESVTGITAHFIDDQCDTGDIVLQKEIGIGPEMTGAEVLSQYEAYYPMMIREIYDKIQTGKLSVTAQDHSKATYFGKRTPEDGQIDWNWQKERIKNWVRAQAHPYPGAFTFLDGEKITIDKVTFSDFGFDCNIENGTILQTNPSVLVKTQNGVIELTQIRDNTDFLKQDKILR, encoded by the coding sequence ATGAGAATAGGGATTTTAGCATCGGGCGGACTCGGATTAAAGGTTTTGCAGCAGTGCAGCGACCTGTTGAATCCGGTGTTTATTGCCGCCGATTCGAAGTCGGACGGCATTATCGAATTTGCCAAACAAAACCAGATTCCGTTGTTTACCGGAAATCCAAGAAACGGAAGGCTCTTGTCTTTTTTAAACGAAAATGCACTGGGCTGCGACCTGCTGTTCTCCATAAATTACCTGTTCCTGATCGAGCAGGATATTTTGGATGCCATTCCGTCCTGCATCAATTTTCACGGAAGCTTGTTGCCGAAATATCGCGGGAGGACACCGCATGTATGGGCCATCATAAACAACGAATCGGTCACGGGAATTACAGCCCACTTCATCGATGATCAATGTGACACCGGCGACATTGTATTGCAAAAGGAAATCGGGATCGGACCTGAAATGACCGGTGCCGAAGTGCTCTCCCAATATGAAGCCTATTATCCGATGATGATTCGGGAGATTTACGACAAAATACAGACCGGGAAACTCTCGGTGACGGCGCAGGACCATAGCAAAGCCACCTATTTTGGAAAAAGGACACCTGAAGATGGACAGATCGACTGGAACTGGCAGAAGGAAAGAATCAAAAACTGGGTCCGCGCACAGGCCCACCCTTACCCCGGTGCTTTTACATTCCTTGATGGGGAGAAAATCACCATTGACAAGGTTACTTTTTCCGATTTCGGATTCGATTGCAACATTGAAAATGGGACTATCTTGCAAACAAACCCTTCCGTCCTTGTCAAAACACAGAACGGTGTCATCGAGCTTACGCAAATCCGCGACAATACAGATTTTTTAAAACAAGACAAAATTTTACGATAA
- the pseG gene encoding UDP-2,4-diacetamido-2,4,6-trideoxy-beta-L-altropyranose hydrolase: MKKQVFFRADGSAQTGLGHLVRCLALAQMLQDDFDIEFVCMEIPDVIKQDIIARDFSVREIASENDFIDILPTDAVVIIDHYGLNADFHKTVIAKDCKVVCIDDLHEKEFYAHLIINHAPGIKKGDYKALPNTKFALGPDYALLRPAFLEAAKTSGRKNKIKTILICFGGSDYLNLTRKITELVADLKKEYQVFVVTGAAYAFTDELSAYCVAYPEITHFSAVSEQRMLDLMKKSDLAIVPSSGIVFEALAAGCKVMSSWYVDNQREIFDGFRDLQAIIPLDSFEDISEELFLNIDNIETRQVIDGLSGQRLNQLISTL, from the coding sequence TTGAAAAAACAGGTTTTTTTCAGGGCAGACGGAAGTGCACAGACCGGGCTTGGACATTTGGTGCGATGCCTTGCATTGGCACAAATGCTTCAGGACGACTTTGACATTGAATTTGTCTGCATGGAAATCCCTGATGTCATAAAGCAGGATATCATTGCCAGAGATTTTTCAGTGCGGGAAATTGCTTCGGAAAATGATTTCATTGACATACTTCCGACCGATGCCGTTGTCATCATCGACCATTATGGACTGAACGCGGATTTCCACAAAACCGTGATTGCAAAGGATTGCAAAGTGGTATGTATCGATGACCTGCACGAAAAGGAATTTTATGCGCACCTGATTATCAATCACGCGCCCGGAATTAAAAAGGGAGATTATAAGGCGCTGCCGAATACAAAATTTGCACTTGGTCCGGATTATGCCTTGCTGCGACCGGCTTTCCTTGAGGCGGCAAAGACGTCGGGAAGAAAAAATAAAATCAAAACCATCCTCATTTGTTTCGGTGGAAGTGATTATTTAAACCTGACACGTAAGATCACTGAACTTGTAGCCGATTTAAAGAAAGAGTATCAGGTTTTTGTGGTTACCGGCGCGGCGTATGCCTTTACCGACGAGTTATCGGCTTATTGTGTGGCCTATCCTGAAATTACACATTTCAGTGCCGTAAGCGAACAGCGGATGCTCGACCTGATGAAAAAATCAGACCTCGCGATCGTACCTTCGAGCGGGATCGTTTTTGAAGCGCTCGCCGCAGGTTGTAAAGTAATGAGTTCGTGGTATGTGGATAATCAACGCGAGATATTTGACGGTTTCCGTGACTTACAGGCTATCATACCACTAGACAGTTTTGAAGACATATCGGAGGAATTGTTCCTGAATATCGACAACATCGAAACCCGGCAGGTTATCGACGGTTTATCAGGACAACGACTCAATCAGTTAATCAGTACATTGTAA
- a CDS encoding YhcH/YjgK/YiaL family protein: MITGTLENIKDYQGIYPAIAELVSYLQHNSLHDLETKTALETITLIPLKSEKTGENFDPRVLEAHKIQMDIHITLSGVDVVAYADLDKESAIFKEYDKDGDYLLAHSDTIKTISVPAGYFCIIPNQFAHMALYAGHQDVKKIVVKFNA, from the coding sequence ATGATAACCGGAACACTGGAAAATATAAAAGATTATCAGGGCATTTACCCTGCGATTGCTGAATTGGTGTCTTATCTGCAGCACAATTCCCTGCACGATCTGGAAACCAAAACAGCATTGGAAACGATTACATTGATTCCGCTAAAAAGCGAGAAAACGGGAGAAAATTTTGACCCGCGTGTGCTTGAAGCCCATAAGATTCAGATGGACATTCACATCACCCTTTCTGGTGTTGATGTTGTCGCATACGCAGATTTAGATAAAGAGAGCGCCATTTTTAAGGAGTACGACAAGGACGGTGACTATTTACTGGCGCATTCCGATACCATTAAGACCATCAGCGTGCCTGCGGGTTATTTCTGCATCATCCCGAACCAGTTTGCACACATGGCATTGTACGCAGGCCATCAGGATGTGAAAAAGATTGTTGTAAAGTTTAACGCTTAA
- a CDS encoding cytidylyltransferase domain-containing protein produces MEHTALGNQVIIEIANTHGGDINYITALIKQFEKFQGYSIKFQPLHPDKLATPNFSAYSIYQELLFSPQEWSSLIALANESKNVWLDIFDEYGVQVLKDNFDSVYGVKLQVSVLFNAVVIKELSKLNLSGKKLILNIAALEMHEIEYFLNKFEAGLNPSEILLEVGFQGYPTQLLDSGISKIKAVKERFGKKIVFADHIDRESKYAIWMPAMAMASGADIIEKHVLLDSMETKYDKYSSLDIAQFTEMMEIIANFSELHEAGFINERERTYLRNSIMKPILKADKVKGQMLSVADDFDYKRSGLNGLNSKEISDRIAGFHILSTNKNEGEALQATDFKKANIAVISACRLKSSRLKQKALLNIGDLPSVSFSLKNLCRFTNVNHVILATSTLETDAPLKDYTYSDAVIFHRGDPEDVIQRYLDIIRELRIDVVIRVTADNPYLDNEICQILLKSHFESGADYTAARNASVGTNIEIMNAQALEKVKSHFPNADYSEYMTWYFMNNQEHFKINLVDLPEIYVRDYRLTLDYDEDLQLFNQIHEKLSGIPDYTLKDVIALLDANPELAQINAHINPAYMVNQELIDTLNEKTKIKS; encoded by the coding sequence ATGGAACACACAGCATTAGGAAATCAGGTGATCATTGAAATTGCAAATACCCACGGCGGCGATATCAATTATATCACGGCCCTGATAAAGCAATTTGAAAAATTTCAGGGTTACAGCATCAAATTCCAGCCTTTACACCCCGACAAACTGGCTACGCCTAATTTCTCGGCCTATTCAATTTACCAGGAATTGCTATTTAGCCCACAGGAATGGAGCAGCCTGATAGCGCTTGCTAATGAATCCAAGAATGTGTGGCTTGATATTTTTGATGAATACGGGGTGCAGGTGCTGAAAGATAATTTTGATTCGGTTTATGGCGTCAAATTACAGGTTTCGGTGTTGTTTAACGCGGTCGTGATTAAAGAACTTTCGAAATTGAATTTATCAGGAAAGAAACTGATCCTGAACATTGCCGCGCTCGAAATGCATGAAATCGAATATTTCCTCAACAAATTTGAAGCTGGTTTAAATCCTTCAGAAATTTTACTGGAAGTAGGTTTCCAGGGCTATCCCACCCAATTGCTTGATTCGGGCATATCAAAAATCAAGGCGGTAAAAGAACGCTTCGGAAAAAAAATCGTTTTTGCAGACCACATCGACCGGGAGTCGAAATACGCCATATGGATGCCTGCGATGGCGATGGCCTCAGGTGCCGATATTATCGAAAAGCACGTGCTGCTTGACAGTATGGAAACCAAATATGATAAATACTCAAGCCTTGATATTGCGCAGTTTACAGAAATGATGGAAATCATCGCCAATTTCTCCGAACTGCACGAAGCCGGATTCATTAATGAAAGGGAGCGCACTTACCTCAGGAATTCCATCATGAAACCGATCCTGAAAGCGGATAAGGTGAAAGGACAGATGCTGTCCGTAGCGGATGATTTTGATTACAAGCGGTCCGGACTTAACGGCCTGAATTCAAAAGAAATCAGCGACAGGATTGCCGGTTTCCATATCTTAAGCACCAATAAAAATGAAGGGGAAGCGTTGCAGGCCACGGATTTTAAGAAAGCCAATATTGCAGTAATTTCTGCATGCCGATTAAAATCTTCAAGGTTAAAGCAAAAAGCGCTGCTGAATATCGGCGACCTGCCATCGGTGTCATTTTCGCTTAAGAATCTTTGCCGCTTTACCAATGTCAACCATGTTATCCTGGCCACATCGACACTTGAAACCGATGCGCCTTTGAAGGACTACACATACAGTGACGCCGTGATTTTTCACCGCGGCGATCCGGAGGATGTCATACAGAGATATCTTGATATCATCAGGGAACTCAGGATTGACGTTGTCATCCGCGTGACAGCTGACAACCCTTACCTGGACAATGAAATCTGCCAGATTTTGCTGAAATCGCATTTTGAGTCCGGCGCCGATTACACTGCGGCCCGTAACGCCAGCGTGGGGACAAACATTGAGATCATGAACGCACAGGCTTTGGAAAAAGTAAAAAGCCATTTTCCGAATGCCGATTATTCTGAATACATGACCTGGTATTTCATGAACAATCAGGAGCATTTCAAGATCAATCTGGTCGACCTGCCTGAAATTTATGTGAGGGATTACAGACTGACCCTGGATTATGATGAGGACCTGCAATTGTTCAACCAGATTCATGAAAAGCTGTCCGGTATTCCGGATTACACTTTAAAGGATGTTATCGCTTTACTGGATGCTAACCCTGAGTTGGCCCAGATCAATGCCCACATCAATCCTGCCTATATGGTCAACCAGGAATTGATTGATACTCTAAACGAAAAAACAAAAATCAAATCCTAA
- a CDS encoding SDR family NAD(P)-dependent oxidoreductase has translation MVQTFSLDGKTVVITGGYGYLGKAITESLRFHGATVYVLGRNQESFESTFDDKQKLFFYQCDVSDTESIKNAFAEINAMAPINVLINNAFFSKGQSPETMTDEDWATGIDGTLNSVFKCIREIIPYFKASGSGKIINVSSMYGMVAPQFEVYDDFPQFLNPPHYGAAKAGILQLTRYYATYLGKSNINVNAVTPGPFPSETVQKTEGFIKELEARTSLGRIGKPEDLAGAFVFLASGASNFITGQNIVVDGGWTSK, from the coding sequence ATGGTACAAACATTTTCACTTGACGGAAAAACGGTAGTAATCACAGGAGGTTACGGATATCTTGGAAAAGCCATCACCGAAAGTTTACGCTTTCACGGTGCGACGGTGTATGTGCTGGGAAGGAACCAGGAAAGTTTTGAAAGCACCTTCGACGATAAGCAAAAGCTCTTTTTTTATCAATGTGACGTTTCTGATACTGAAAGCATTAAAAACGCTTTTGCAGAAATCAATGCGATGGCTCCGATAAACGTGCTCATCAACAATGCCTTTTTCAGTAAAGGCCAGTCACCTGAAACCATGACCGACGAGGACTGGGCCACCGGAATTGACGGCACTTTGAACAGTGTTTTCAAGTGCATCCGAGAAATCATTCCTTACTTCAAGGCATCAGGTTCAGGAAAGATCATCAATGTGTCTTCGATGTATGGCATGGTAGCGCCGCAGTTTGAGGTGTATGACGACTTTCCCCAGTTTTTAAATCCGCCGCATTATGGCGCTGCAAAAGCGGGAATCCTGCAGCTCACACGGTATTATGCAACGTACTTGGGTAAATCCAATATCAATGTAAATGCTGTAACGCCGGGTCCGTTCCCATCGGAGACCGTACAAAAAACCGAAGGGTTTATCAAAGAACTCGAAGCCAGGACCAGCCTGGGCAGGATAGGAAAACCGGAGGATCTGGCAGGCGCTTTCGTATTCCTTGCGTCTGGGGCATCAAACTTCATCACGGGACAGAACATCGTCGTTGACGGCGGCTGGACCAGCAAATAA
- a CDS encoding aldo/keto reductase, which yields MQLKSKIGLGTVQFGIPYGVTNHHGQTPPDEVGRILDYASAQSIDTLDSASAYGNAEEVLGQNDLSGFKMVSKFLSAENSQPIRTQFSKTLENLKTDALYGYLAHRPLALLDNPSEWETLQRLRSENKVQKIGFSLNAVNELELLLDKNHIPDLIQVPFNYFDKRFAALMQDLKSKGCEIHTRSAFLQGLFFADTTKLPEFFTEAKPHISALQQQFGGNLSGALLKYTLSLPYIDKVIMGVENLSQLKNNLSGIDSTPDLPEFINSISETVLMPSNWPK from the coding sequence ATGCAGCTAAAAAGTAAAATCGGCCTCGGCACCGTCCAGTTCGGCATTCCGTATGGTGTGACAAACCATCACGGGCAGACGCCGCCGGATGAAGTAGGCAGGATTCTTGACTATGCTTCGGCGCAGTCCATCGATACACTCGACAGCGCTTCCGCGTACGGAAATGCAGAAGAAGTGCTCGGGCAGAATGACCTTTCAGGCTTTAAAATGGTGTCAAAGTTCCTCAGTGCTGAAAATTCGCAGCCAATCCGGACCCAGTTTTCCAAAACACTTGAAAACCTGAAAACGGATGCGTTGTACGGCTATCTGGCACACAGGCCGCTGGCTTTGCTCGACAATCCGTCGGAATGGGAAACTTTGCAGCGGCTTAGGTCAGAAAACAAAGTACAGAAGATAGGGTTTTCACTCAATGCAGTCAATGAGCTGGAATTGTTGCTGGACAAGAATCATATACCCGATTTGATTCAGGTGCCGTTTAACTATTTCGATAAAAGATTTGCCGCGCTGATGCAGGACTTGAAAAGTAAGGGCTGTGAAATTCATACCCGTTCCGCATTTTTGCAGGGTCTTTTTTTTGCAGATACTACAAAACTTCCCGAATTTTTTACGGAAGCCAAGCCGCACATCAGTGCACTGCAGCAGCAATTTGGCGGAAACCTTTCGGGTGCATTATTAAAATATACGCTGTCATTGCCTTATATTGACAAGGTAATTATGGGGGTTGAAAATCTCAGTCAGCTGAAAAATAATCTCTCAGGAATTGATTCGACACCCGATTTGCCTGAATTCATAAATTCAATTTCTGAAACGGTGCTTATGCCTTCAAACTGGCCAAAATAA